ACCTTGGCGTTCGGATCCGGAGGGAGGTTGATCTCGAGCGCCTGCGGCTTCCGGAACACCGTGGTGCACATGAAGAAAATGAGGAGCAGGAACGCGACGTCCACCATCGGCGTCATGTCGATCTTCACGCCGATGCGCTTCGGCTGGCGCCGCCGCATCCCTCCTTTTTTGTGTTTTACGCCACCTTCTGGGGTGTCTACCGCACCCATCGCGCGTCACTTCCTTTCGTTCGTCGGGCTCCGACCGTCAGCCCTTCATCGCGGACTTCGAGCTCGCCACGAGCTCCGTGACCAGGCTGAACGAGATCGTGTTGGTCTTCTGCATGATCGCCATGACGTCTTCCATCACGCCGTACTCGGATTCCTTGTCGGCCCGGATGGCGACACGGGTCCGCGGATTCCGTCGCCGCTGCTCCGTGACCAGCTGCTCCAGGCTCCCCAGATCGGTCAATTCCTGCGGATTCTTCCCGATCTGGTACAGAATCTCGTTGTCCTTGCTGATCGAGAGGACCATGACGTCCGACTCGGGAACCTTGAGATTGGAATGGCTCTCCGGGATCTTGATCTGAACCTTCTGCGGCGGATCGAACTGGGACGTCGACATGAAGAAAATCAGGAGCAGGAACGCGACGTCGACCATGGGGGTCATGTCGATCTTGACCCCGACCCGCTTCATCTTTTTCGCGGCCATGTTACTTCGTCGCTTCCTTCAGGGAGAGGACCTCGATCACCTCGAGGGTGGCCTCGTCCATCATGTAGTTGAAGTTGTCGATCATCGTGACGAACACGTTGTAGAGCACGATCGAGA
This Candidatus Eisenbacteria bacterium DNA region includes the following protein-coding sequences:
- a CDS encoding biopolymer transporter ExbD, yielding MAAKKMKRVGVKIDMTPMVDVAFLLLIFFMSTSQFDPPQKVQIKIPESHSNLKVPESDVMVLSISKDNEILYQIGKNPQELTDLGSLEQLVTEQRRRNPRTRVAIRADKESEYGVMEDVMAIMQKTNTISFSLVTELVASSKSAMKG
- a CDS encoding biopolymer transporter ExbD; this encodes MGAVDTPEGGVKHKKGGMRRRQPKRIGVKIDMTPMVDVAFLLLIFFMCTTVFRKPQALEINLPPDPNAKV